One window of Cryptococcus neoformans var. grubii H99 chromosome 11, complete sequence genomic DNA carries:
- a CDS encoding RAD57 protein, with product MSFASFPIETLDLPNNFREAALKANLTTSTILLSPIPKLTELLKCKIPFAQDLVKAVSQALAPQPVTVDVLFDDDYGQGACERGGGEEVAGRGKGKWISTGDKGLDECLGGGLRRGCLYEIAGESAAGKSHFALTLALCCQLSSLTSSPGGSLILTSERELSTDRLIQLGEPLLAVHEPPGAKGHVEGETDPRVKGLLDNILSNRVGDIDSLEHALSYVIPALLESRLKASSSSSSSLKPIRLIILDSLAALLRGGTTSSPSTRPAATSSSTLTERSKHLCIVADLLKALAARYDLAVVVINQVSDVFPRQQQQRSSLSYSSPLMVAGTPPSSAAWDQTEPFGPGMAQVQPQHHTSASGGDPPMLYASQARWFSGQSDVLNKEASLGIVWANAVNVRIMLSRTGRRRMLDQNDLRPVKRRRHEDEEGEGEQGGRGKGIEMDNVKPTLIRRMHVVFSPFCPSGTVDYAITPSGIHSLPGSYERINIVENMRKVWKSGRGGMQGEGEGEAVSGVMAGSGEEGGGGGGGGDYGELPAEYWDAVIAEETMAAEPSVMEETDVVGEADVVEECFSNEK from the exons ATGTCATTTGCCTCTTTCCCCATAGAAACTCTCGACTTGCCGAACAACTTTCGCGAAGCTGCTCTCAAAG CGAACCTGACGACgtccaccatcctcttaTCACCAATACCAAAACTGACAGAGCTGCTGAAATGCAAAATCCCATTCGCGCAAGACCTCGTGAAAGCCGTCTCGCAAGCGCTTGCTCCGCAGCCTGTCACGGTGGACGTTTTATTTGACGATGATTACGGTCAAGGAGCGTGTGAgagggggggaggggaggaggtggctgggagagggaaggggaagtgGATATCGACTGGTGATAAAGGGTTGGATGAGTGTCTTGGAGGTGGTTTGAGGCGGGGCTGTCTGTATGAGATTGCTGGAGAGAG TGCGGCGGGCAAATCCCACTTTGCATTGACTCTTGCCCTTTGCTGCCAGCTATCATCACTCACTTCATCCCCTGGCGGCTCTCTTATCCTTACATCCGAACGAGAACTCTCCACTGATCGACTGATCCAGCTGGGAGAACCTCTGTTGGCCGTCCACGAGCCGCCGGGGGCAAAAGGACATGTCGAGGGAGAGACGGATCCTCGCGTCAAGGGTTTACTGGACAATATCCTGTCAAACCGAGTCGGTGATATCGATTCGCTTGAACATGCGCTGAGCTATGTGATCCCCGCACTCCTCGAATCCCGGCTCAAAGCgtcgtcttcgtcatcatcgtcgctCAAACCTATAAggctcatcatcctcgacTCTCTCGCTGCCTTATTACGCGGCGGCACCacatcttccccctctACAAGACCTGCAGCCACCTCGTCTTCCACCCTGACCGAACGGTCCAAACATTTATGTATAGTGGCGGATCTGCTCAAGGCGCTGGCGGCGCGGTATGATTTGGCGGTTGTGGTGATCAACCAAGTATCCGATGTTTTCCCgcgacaacaacaacaacgatCGTCTTTGTCGTATAGTTCACCTTTGATGGTGGCTGGTACGCCTCCTAGTAGTGCTGCTTGGGACCAGACTGAGCCGTTTGGGCCTGGTATGGCTCAAGTTCAACCTCAACACCACACAAGTGCAAGTGGGGGTGATCCCCCGATGCTTTACGCGAGTCAGGCACGCTGGTTTTCCGGTCAAAGCGATGTGTTGAACAAGGAAGCTAGTTTGGGCATCGTATGGGCAAACGCGGTCAATGTACGGATTATGCTGTCAAGGACtggcaggaggaggatgttggATCAAAATGATCTACGGCCGGTGAAACGACGGCGgcatgaagatgaagaaggagaaggagaacagggggggagggggaagggCATCGAAATGGACAATGTAAAGCCGACACTCATCAGGCGGATGCACGTCGTCTTCTCCCCCTTTTGCCCAAGCGGCACGGTCGACTACGCCATCACCCCGAGCGGGATCCATTCCCTACCAGGCAGCTATGAGCGAATTAATATTGTGGAGAATATGCGGAAAGTATGGAAGAGTGGGAGGGGGGGTATgcaaggggaaggggaaggggaagcgGTGTCGGGGGTCATGGCGGGTAgtggggaggaaggtgggGGTGGGGGTGGGGGTGGGGATTATGGGGAATTACCGGCAGAGTATTGGGATGCGGTGATCGCTGAAGAGACTATGGCTGCTGAGCCGTCTGTGATGGAAGAGACGGATGTCGTTGGTGAAGCGGATGTGGTGGAAGAATGTTTCAGTAATGAGAAATAG
- a CDS encoding 5-methyltetrahydropteroyltriglutamate-homocysteine S-methyltransferase → MVKSAVLGYPRIGVNRAMKKAIEAYWAGKISAEELQTTAKNVRKQRWESIKNAGVDTIPSGEFTLYDHLLDHSFNFGVIPERYVAQKLDPLDTYFAMGRGRQDRSKGIDVVACEMGKFFDSNYHIVKVDHSPETEFKLNNNQALSEYKEAKELGITTRPVLFGPITYLSLVRKANSAPAEFQPLDLLDKLIPVYKELLSQLKEAGVEEVQLDEPILVMDKAESQAELFKKTYEALAPVAPKITVTSAYGRVGKSIEFLKDLPVFALHLDLDREPKQLEEVVAAIKPTKLHLELGVVSGRNIWKNDLKASKALAEKAIAELGADRVSVSTSSSLLHTPISVKVENKLTAEQLSWLSFAEEKCEEVAVLAQALNGTEGAIFEQNTKDIAARREFERTSDSAVRDRVAAITEEQLKRKSPFPARREAQKKHLNLPKFPTTTIGSFPQTKEIRVARAKFSKGEITQEEYEKAMENEIKAVVDFQEKCGLDLLVHGEPERNDMVQYFGEQLNGFIFTQLGWVQSYGSRYVRPPIVVSDVSRPTPMTVKWSSYAQSLTEKPMKGMLTGPVTILNWSFPRADVSKEIQSKQLALALRDEVVDLAKAGIKAIQVDEPAIREGLPLRKADWDNYLTWAVDSFRLSTSGVEDDIQVHSHFCYSDFGDIFPSIQRLDADVISIEASKADLKLLDVFKSYGYSNEIGPGVYDIHSPRVPGEQEIKDRIAAMVKVLPADLMVVNPDCGLKTRGWKETEESLANLVAAAKWARETYA, encoded by the exons ATGGTCAAGTCCGCTGTCCTTGGTTACCCCCGTATCGGTGTCAACCGTGCCATGAAGAAG GCCATTGAGGCTTACTGGGCCGGCAAGATCTCCGCTGAGGAGCTCCAGACGACCGCCAAGAACGTCAGGAAGCAGCGATGGGAGTCCATCAAGAACGCTGGTGTTGACACCATCCCTTC TGGTGAATTCACTCTTTACGACCACCTCCTCGACCACTCCTTCAACTTCGGTGTCATTCCCGAGCGATATGTTGCTCAGAAGCTTGACCCCCTCGACACTTACTTTG CTATGGGCCGAGGGCGACAGGACAGGTCTAAGGGCATTGACGTTGTTGCCTGCGAAATGGGCAAGTT CTTCGACTCCAACTACCACATTGTCAAGGTCGACCACTCCCCCGAGACCGAgttcaagctcaacaacaaccagGCTCTCTCTGAATACAAGGAGGCCAAGGAGCTCGGCATCACCACCCGACCTGTTCTTTTCGGCCCCATCACTTACCTCTCCCTCGTCCGAAAGGCCAACTCCGCCCCCGCTGAGTTCCAGCCCCTCGACCTCCTTGACAAGCTTATCCCTGTCTACAAGGAGCTCCTCTCTCAGCTCAAGGAGGCTGGTGTTGAGGAGGTTCAGCTCGACGAGCCCATCCTCGTGATGGACAAGGCCGAGTCCCAGGCTGAGCTCTTCAAGAAGACCTACGAGGCTCTTGCTCCCGTTGCCCCCAAGATCACCGTCACCTCTGCCTACGGCCGAGTTGGCAAGTCCATTGAGTTCCTCAAGGACCTCCCCGTCTTCGCTCTCCACCTCGACCTCGACCGTGAGCCCAAGCAGCTCGAGGAGGTTGTTGCCGCCATCAAGCCCACCAAGCTCCACCTCGAGCTCGGTGTCGTTTCTGGCCGAAACATCTGGAAGAACGACCTCAAGGCTTCCAAGGCCCTCGCCGAGAAGGCCATCGCTGAGCTCGGTGCTGACCGTGTCTCTGtttccacctcttcttctcttctccacacCCCCATCTCCGTCAAGGTTGAGAACAAGCTTACTGCTGAGCAGCTGAGCTGGCTCTCTTTCGCCGAGGAGAAGTGTGAGGAGGTTGCTGTCCTTGCCCAGGCTCTTAACGGTACCGAGGGTGCTATCTTTGAGCAGAACACCAAGGACATTGCTGCCCGACGAGAGTTCGAGCGAACCTCTGACTCTGCTGTCCGTGACCGAGTTGCTGCCATCACCGAGGAGCAGCTCAAGCGAAAGTCTCCTTTCCCTGCCCGTCGTGAGGCCCAGAAGAAGCACCTCAACCTCCCCAAGttccccaccaccaccatcgGTTCTTTCCCCCAGACCAAGGAAATCCGAGTTGCCCGTGCCAAGTTCAGCAAGGGTGAGATCACCCAGGAGGAGTACGAGAAGGCTATGGAGAACGAGATTAAGGCTGTCGTTGACTTCCAGGAGAAGTGCGGTCTTGacctcctcgtccacgGCGAGCCTGAGCGAAACGACATGGTTCAATACTTTGGCGAGCAGCTCAACGgtttcatcttcactcaGCTCGGTTGGGTTCAGTCTTACGGTTCCCGATACGTCCGACCCCCTATCGTTGTCTCTGACGTTTCCCGACCTACTCCCATGACCGTCAAGTGGTCTTCTTACGCTCAGAGCCTCACTGAGAAGCCCATGAAGGGTATGCTTACTGGTCCCGTTACC ATCCTTAACTGGTCTTTCCCCCGAGCCGATGTCTCCAAGGAGATCCAGTCTAAGCAGCTCGCTCTTGCCCTCCGAGACGAGGTCGTTGACCTCGCCAAGGCCGGTATCAAGGCCATCCAGGTCGACGAGCCTGCTATCCGAGAGGGTCTTCCTCTCCGAAAGGCCGACTGGGACAACTACCTCACCTGGGCCGTTGACTCTTTCCGACTCTCCACCTCTGGTGTTGAGGACGACATCCAGGTCCACTCCCACTTCTGTTACTCTGACTTTGGAGACATCTTCCCCTCTATCCAGCGACTTGACGCCGATG TCATCTCCATCGAGGCTTCCAAGGCTGacctcaagctccttgaTGTCTTCAAGTCTTACGGCTACTCCAACGAGATCGGCCCTGGTGTCTACGACATCCACTCTCCTCGTGTTCCCGGAGAGCAGGAGATCAAGGACCGAATTGCCGCCATGGTCAAGGTTCTCCCCGCCGACCTCATGGTCGTCAACCCCGACTGTGGTCTCAAGACCCGAGGCTGGAAGGAGACTGAGGAGTCCCTCGCCAACCTCGTCGCTGCTGCCAAGTGGGCCCGTGAGACCTACGCTTAA